One Leptospira wolbachii serovar Codice str. CDC genomic region harbors:
- a CDS encoding ABC transporter transmembrane domain-containing protein: protein MQTPDRPKSKNIRVLSKTFSYLKPYRFQMALSSFALLFTAGVTLGLGQGLRHLVDAGFSARSKQELGYSLAFIILVGIFLAIGTYIRHYTVSWIGERVASDIRRDVFKHIIFIHPSFFEINSPGEIQSRITTDTTLIQTVIGSSASIALRNILMFVGGIIFLFITNAKLSMIVLLSVPFIVFPILYYGKRVRNLSRSTQDKIASIGTYVSESLLNIKILQSFHHQEEDIQKFTHTVEAAFDVAVARIKQRALLIAAVILFILTGISVMLWIGGTDVLEGKITGGELIAFSFYAIMVANSVGAVSEVLGDLQRAAGATERLMELLLSESEIKDPQFPKPIANILFPNEGNGSLNGSSKQKGLKINLEHLQFSYPSRPDHKAIRGIHLEIPANKTTALVGPSGGGKSTLFELILRFYDPTEGKILIEGVDLKDLSLKDLRSLIGFVPQQPILFSGTLRENIAYGKPNASFEEIEIAAENAYVTEFLNQLPDGYESNLGHLGTRLSGGQKQRIAIARAILRNPRILLLDEATSALDSESEQMIQRALDFLVKERTTIMIAHRLSTVVKSDQIVVIKEGEIESAGTHDELIRKSELYDRLAKLQFHTELL, encoded by the coding sequence TTGCAAACTCCAGACCGACCAAAATCTAAAAACATCCGCGTTCTCTCTAAAACTTTTTCTTACCTCAAACCCTACAGATTCCAAATGGCCCTTTCTTCCTTTGCCTTGCTTTTTACCGCAGGCGTCACCTTGGGACTGGGGCAGGGTTTACGCCATTTGGTGGATGCGGGTTTTTCTGCTAGATCCAAACAAGAATTAGGTTATTCTCTTGCCTTTATTATTTTAGTTGGGATCTTTCTTGCGATTGGAACCTACATTCGTCATTACACAGTCTCTTGGATTGGAGAGCGTGTTGCTTCTGACATTCGAAGAGACGTATTCAAACATATCATTTTCATCCATCCCAGTTTTTTTGAAATCAATTCACCGGGAGAAATCCAGTCCCGCATCACAACCGATACCACTCTAATCCAAACTGTGATTGGATCTTCCGCATCGATCGCCCTACGCAATATCTTGATGTTTGTGGGGGGAATCATTTTTCTTTTTATCACCAATGCCAAACTCTCTATGATCGTACTTCTCAGTGTTCCTTTCATTGTGTTTCCGATTTTGTATTACGGGAAAAGGGTACGCAATCTTTCCCGCAGCACGCAGGATAAAATTGCAAGTATTGGAACCTACGTCAGTGAATCCCTTCTTAATATCAAAATCCTGCAATCCTTCCACCACCAAGAAGAAGACATTCAAAAATTCACTCATACGGTAGAAGCCGCATTCGATGTCGCCGTCGCACGAATCAAACAAAGAGCACTTCTAATCGCAGCTGTGATTCTATTTATACTCACAGGAATCAGTGTGATGTTATGGATTGGGGGAACGGATGTATTAGAAGGAAAAATCACTGGTGGGGAACTCATCGCATTTTCTTTTTATGCGATCATGGTTGCTAATAGTGTCGGTGCTGTTTCAGAAGTGCTTGGGGATTTACAAAGAGCTGCCGGAGCTACTGAACGTTTGATGGAACTTCTTTTATCAGAATCAGAAATCAAAGATCCACAATTTCCTAAACCTATCGCAAACATCCTTTTTCCAAACGAAGGAAACGGATCTCTGAATGGTTCTTCTAAACAAAAAGGACTAAAAATTAATTTAGAGCATCTGCAGTTTTCGTATCCATCCCGTCCGGATCATAAAGCCATTCGAGGCATCCATTTAGAAATTCCTGCAAACAAAACCACTGCTTTAGTTGGTCCTTCTGGTGGTGGAAAGAGCACACTCTTTGAACTCATCCTTCGGTTCTATGATCCCACGGAAGGAAAGATTCTTATCGAAGGTGTCGACCTAAAAGATCTAAGTTTAAAAGATTTACGCTCTCTGATTGGTTTTGTTCCACAACAACCCATTCTTTTTAGTGGGACCTTACGAGAGAACATCGCCTATGGAAAACCAAATGCTAGTTTTGAAGAAATTGAGATAGCAGCAGAGAATGCCTACGTAACAGAATTTCTAAACCAACTTCCCGATGGATACGAAAGTAATTTAGGACATTTAGGAACAAGGCTGTCCGGGGGACAAAAACAACGAATTGCGATTGCAAGGGCCATACTTCGGAATCCAAGGATTCTACTTTTAGATGAAGCGACTTCTGCTCTCGATTCAGAATCGGAACAAATGATCCAACGAGCTTTGGACTTTTTAGTGAAGGAAAGAACTACTATCATGATCGCGCATAGACTTTCCACAGTGGTGAAGTCGGATCAGATTGTGGTAATCAAAGAAGGAGAGATCGAGTCCGCCGGAACCCATGACGAACTCATTAGAAAAAGTGAATTGTATGACCGGTTAGCGAAACTACAGTTTCACACCGAGCTGCTCTAA
- a CDS encoding YaaR family protein, with product MIIQNNNPKSVSTQAKKGSKEKLSGSLGPVDESKQSFLDILESIVPAGKEETRELNELWKDLPDLEKELIKDPNHKNLESYKKHIKQIAELILKKNYKVMQAPQRGRNDQKDVRYVKVVDEKLDLLAKTMFSPNNSAFVILKQLDEIRGLLIDLKG from the coding sequence ATGATCATCCAAAACAACAATCCTAAGTCGGTATCCACTCAGGCAAAGAAGGGTTCCAAAGAAAAACTCTCAGGTTCCCTTGGTCCAGTTGATGAATCTAAACAAAGTTTTTTAGATATTTTAGAATCCATCGTTCCTGCAGGAAAAGAGGAAACGAGAGAACTGAACGAACTCTGGAAAGATCTTCCTGATTTAGAAAAAGAACTCATCAAAGATCCAAATCACAAAAACCTCGAATCTTATAAAAAACACATCAAACAAATAGCCGAACTCATTCTCAAAAAAAACTACAAAGTGATGCAAGCCCCACAACGCGGACGAAATGACCAAAAGGATGTCCGATATGTAAAAGTCGTGGATGAAAAATTGGACTTACTTGCAAAAACTATGTTCTCCCCAAACAACAGTGCGTTCGTGATTTTGAAACAATTAGATGAAATCAGAGGTCTACTTATTGATCTAAAAGGATAA
- a CDS encoding bactofilin family protein codes for MSNPSTEEEFLVNSIIGEGAEFVGEFKFPGLIRIDGKFRGVLETTGKVLIGKSGIVDTDIKARVVVAGGEIRGNIYATERVTLLSSCRLEGDIVTPRLIVEEGVVFHGKCTINPTRH; via the coding sequence ATGTCCAATCCATCTACAGAAGAAGAATTTTTAGTTAATAGCATCATTGGGGAAGGCGCCGAGTTTGTAGGCGAATTCAAATTCCCTGGACTCATTCGTATCGATGGAAAATTTCGAGGAGTTCTCGAAACCACCGGAAAGGTACTTATAGGAAAGTCTGGAATCGTCGATACAGATATCAAAGCACGTGTGGTCGTTGCCGGAGGAGAAATCCGCGGAAACATCTATGCAACAGAACGAGTTACATTACTTTCCAGCTGCCGATTAGAAGGGGACATTGTCACTCCTCGCCTAATCGTAGAAGAAGGAGTAGTGTTCCACGGAAAATGCACGATTAACCCCACTCGTCATTAG